A region of Peromyscus maniculatus bairdii isolate BWxNUB_F1_BW_parent chromosome 7, HU_Pman_BW_mat_3.1, whole genome shotgun sequence DNA encodes the following proteins:
- the LOC143274280 gene encoding uncharacterized protein LOC143274280: MISNLVDYFCKQVIQEEHCSQETETQCLPVAVREAATQLAPVEVCEVATQQAPVEVSEAATQLAPVEKAEDATQPVKLENGDATQLAPVENPGDAIQLAPVENTEAATLLAPLEDTDAATQLGPVVVHEEASEAATLHTSGEVHQDVTKQSATEVCEAATPPSSTL, translated from the coding sequence AGGAGCACTGTTCTCAAGAGACTGAGACCCAGTGTCTTCCTGTGGCGGTTCGGGAGGCGGCCACCCAGCTGGCTCCGGTTGAGGTCTGTGAAGTTGCCACTCAGCAGGCTCCTGTGGAGGTCTCTGAGGCTGCCACCCAGCTGGCCCCGGTGGAGAAAGCTGAGGATGCCACCCAGCCAGTTAAGTTAGAGAATGGTGATGCCACCCAGCTGGCTCCGGTGGAGAACCCTGGGGATGCCATTCAGCTGGCTCCAGTTGAGAACACTGAGGCTGCCACCTTGCTGGCACCTCTGGAAGACACTGATGCCGCCACCCAGCTCGGTCCTGTGGTCGTCCATGAGGAGGCTAGTGAAGCTGCCACATTGCACACTTCAGGGGAGGTCCATCAGGATGTCACTAAGCAGTCTGCCACTGAAGTCTGTGAGGCTGCCACCCCCCCTAGCAGCACTCTGTAG
- the LOC143274279 gene encoding uncharacterized protein LOC143274279 encodes MTAFKRFKSLVQLQHQEGTLFKVVGDSCKLPRWLHPEHLDDPETVYVDAWLVEKMFGKDGEYIPHVECVTRTVLQVNQWKAEEEAEILIFGPPDYQKDVSQMISNLVDYFCKQVIQEEHGSQETETQCLPVAVREAATQLAPVEVCEVATQQAPVEVSEAATQLAPVENPEDATQPVKVENGDAIQLSSVENPGDATQLAPVENAEDATQPVMLENGDATQLAPVEDGDAIQLSPVENPEDATQPVKVENGDAIQLSSVENPGDATQLAPVENTEAATLLASLEDTDAATQLGPVAVHEEASEAATLHTSGEVHQDVTKQSATEVCEAATPPSSTL; translated from the exons ATGACCGCCTTTAAGCGCTTTAAGTCCCTCGTCCAGCTGCAACACCAAGAAGGGACTTTATTTAAAGTGGTCGGAGACTCTTGCAAGCTGCCCAGGTGGCTCCATCCCGAGCATCTGGATGATCCAGAAACAGTGTATGTGGATGCTTGGCTGGTGGAAAAGATGTTTG GTAAGGATGGAGAGTACATCCCGCATGTGGAGTGTGTGACACGTACCGTGCTTCAGGTGAACCAGTGGAAAgctgaagaggaagctgagaTTTTGATATTTGGGCCTCCTGATTACCAAAAGGATGTTTCCCAAATGATCTCCAACTTGGTTGACTATTTCTGCAAGCAAGTAATACAAG AGGAGCACGGTTCTCAAGAGACTGAGACCCAGTGTCTTCCTGTGGCGGTTCGGGAGGCGGCCACCCAGCTGGCTCCGGTTGAGGTCTGTGAAGTTGCCACTCAGCAGGCTCCTGTGGAGGTCTCTGAGGCTGCCACCCAGCTGGCCCCGGTGGAGAACCCTGAGGATGCCACCCAGCCAGTTAAGGTAGAGAATGGTGATGCCATTCAGCTGTCTTCGGTGGAGAACCCTGGGGATGCCACCCAGCTGGCCCCGGTGGAGAACGCTGAGGATGCCACCCAGCCAGTTATGTTAGAGAATGGTGATGCCACCCAGCTGGCTCCGGTGGAGGATGGTGATGCCATTCAGCTGTCTCCGGTGGAGAACCCTGAGGATGCCACCCAGCCAGTTAAGGTAGAGAATGGTGATGCCATTCAGCTGTCTTCGGTGGAGAACCCTGGGGATGCCACCCAGCTGGCTCCAGTTGAGAACACTGAGGCTGCCACCTTGCTGGCGTCTCTGGAAGACACTGATGCCGCCACCCAGCTGGGTCCTGTGGCCGTCCATGAGGAGGCTAGTGAAGCTGCCACATTGCACACTTCAGGGGAGGTCCATCAGGATGTCACTAAGCAGTCTGCCACTGAAGTCTGTGAGGCTGCCACCCCCCCTAGCAGCACTCTGTAG
- the LOC143274282 gene encoding uncharacterized protein LOC143274282 gives MTAFKSFKSLVQLQHQEGTLFKVVGDSRKLPRWLHPEHLDDPETVYVDAWLVEKMFGKDGEYIPHVECVTRTVLQVNQWKAEEEAEILIFGPPDYQKDVSQMISNLVDYFCKQVIQEEHGSQETETQCLPVAVREAATQLAPVEVCEVATQQAPVEVSEAATQLAPVENAEDATQPVKLENGDATQLAPVEDGDAIQLSPVENPGDATQPVKVENGDAIQLSSVENPGDATQLAPVENTEAATLLAPLEDTDAATQLGPVAVHEEASEAATLHTSGEVHQDVTKQSATEVCEAATPPSSTL, from the exons ATGACCGCCTTTAAGAGCTTTAAGTCCCTCGTCCAGCTGCAACACCAAGAAGGGACTTTATTTAAAGTGGTCGGAGACTCTCGCAAGCTGCCCAGGTGGCTCCATCCCGAGCATCTGGATGATCCAGAAACAGTGTATGTGGATGCTTGGCTGGTGGAAAAGATGTTTG GTAAGGATGGAGAGTACATCCCGCATGTGGAGTGTGTGACACGTACCGTGCTTCAGGTGAACCAGTGGAAAgctgaagaggaagctgagaTTTTGATATTTGGGCCTCCTGATTACCAAAAGGATGTTTCCCAAATGATCTCCAACTTGGTTGACTATTTCTGCAAGCAAGTAATACAAG AGGAGCACGGTTCTCAAGAGACTGAGACCCAGTGTCTTCCTGTGGCGGTTCGGGAGGCGGCCACCCAGCTGGCTCCGGTTGAGGTCTGTGAAGTTGCCACTCAGCAGGCTCCTGTGGAGGTCTCTGAGGCTGCCACCCAGCTGGCCCCGGTGGAAAACGCTGAGGATGCCACCCAGCCAGTTAAGTTAGAGAATGGTGATGCCACCCAGCTGGCTCCGGTGGAGGATGGTGATGCCATTCAGCTGTCTCCGGTGGAGAACCCTGGGGATGCCACCCAGCCAGTTAAGGTAGAGAATGGTGATGCCATTCAGCTGTCTTCGGTGGAGAACCCTGGGGATGCCACCCAGCTGGCTCCAGTTGAGAACACTGAGGCTGCCACCTTGCTGGCACCTCTGGAAGACACTGATGCCGCCACCCAGCTGGGTCCTGTGGCCGTCCATGAGGAGGCTAGTGAAGCTGCCACGTTGCACACTTCAGGGGAGGTCCATCAGGATGTCACTAAGCAGTCTGCCACTGAAGTCTGTGAGGCTGCCACCCCCCCTAGCAGCACTCTGTAG
- the LOC143274283 gene encoding uncharacterized protein LOC143274283 has protein sequence MISNLVDYFCKQVIQEEHGSQETETQCLPVAVREAATQLAPVEVCEVATQQAPVEVSEAATQLAPVEKAEDATQPVKLENGDATQLAQVEEGDAIQLSPVENPEDATQPVKVENGDAIQLSPVENPGDATQLAPVENTEAATLLAPLEDTDAATQLGPVAVHEEASEAATLHTSGEVHQDVTKQSATEVCEAATPPSSTL, from the exons ATGATCTCCAACTTGGTTGACTATTTCTGCAAGCAAGTAATACAAG AGGAGCACGGTTCTCAAGAGACTGAGACCCAGTGTCTTCCTGTGGCGGTTCGGGAGGCGGCCACCCAGCTGGCTCCGGTTGAGGTCTGTGAAGTTGCCACTCAGCAGGCTCCTGTGGAGGTCTCTGAGGCTGCCACCCAGCTGGCCCCGGTGGAGAAAGCTGAGGATGCCACCCAGCCAGTTAAGTTAGAGAATGGTGATGCCACCCAGCTGGCTCAGGTGGAGGAAGGTGATGCCATTCAGCTGTCTCCAGTGGAGAACCCTGAGGATGCCACCCAGCCAGTTAAGGTAGAGAATGGTGATGCCATTCAGCTGTCTCCGGTGGAGAACCCTGGGGATGCCACCCAGCTGGCTCCAGTTGAGAACACTGAGGCTGCCACCTTGCTGGCGCCTCTGGAAGACACTGATGCCGCCACCCAGCTGGGTCCTGTGGCCGTCCATGAGGAGGCTAGTGAAGCTGCCACGTTGCACACTTCAGGGGAGGTCCATCAGGATGTCACTAAGCAGTCTGCCACTGAAGTCTGTGAGGCTGCCACCCCCCCTAGCAGCACTCTGTAG
- the LOC121831167 gene encoding uncharacterized protein LOC121831167: MTAFKSFKSLVQLQHQEGTLFKVVGDSRKLPLWLHPDYLDGPETVYVDAWLVEKMFGKDGKYIPRVECVTRTVLQVNQWKAEEEAEILIFGPPDYQKDVSQMISNLVDYFCKQVIQEEHGSQETETQCLPVAVREAATQPVPVGVPVAATQPAPVVGVRVAATQPAPFGVRVAATQPAPVGVRVAATQPAPVGVRVAATQPAPVGVRVAATQPAPVVGVRVAATQPAPVIGVPVAATQPAPVIGVRVAATQPAPVVGVPVAATQPAPVGVRVAATQPAPVVGVPVAATQPAPVGVRVAATQPAPVVGVPVAATQPAPVGVRVAATQPAPVVGVPVAATQPAPVGVRVAATPLSPVEDSEDDPQLPPVEDSEDDPDSEDDPQLSPVEDSEDDSDSEDDPEDDPQLSPVEDSEDDPDSEHDPQLSPVEDSEYDPDSEDDPQLSPVEDSEDDPQLSPVEDAEAPPQLSRVEDAEDDPDSEDDPQLSPVEDSEDDPQLSPVEDPEDDPDSEDDPQLSPVEDSEDDPDSEDDPQLSPVEDPEAPPQLSPVEDPEAPPQLSPVEDAEAPPQLSRVEDAEDDPDSEDDPQLSPVEDSEDDPQLSPVEDPEDDSDSEDDPQLSPVEDSEDDSDSEDDPQLSPVEDSEDDPDSEDDPQLSPVEGPEAPPQLSPVEDAEAPPQLSRVEDAEDDPDSEDDPQLSPVEDAEDDPQLSPVEDPEDDPDSEDDPQLSPVEDSEDDPDSEDDPQLSPVEDPEAPPQLSPVEDPEAPPQLSPVEDAEDDPQLSSVEDDEAFTHLFPVEEADSATQLGPVAVHEEASAGATVHTSCELHQDVTKQSATEVCEAATPPSSTLWSSLRWLLAGVGMGEGGGGGDAPRKSSSIV, translated from the exons ATGACCGCCTTTAAGAGCTTTAAGTCCCTCGTCCAGCTGCAACACCAAGAAGGGACTTTATTTAAAGTGGTCGGAGACTCTCGCAAGCTGCCCCTGTGGCTCCATCCCGACTATCTGGATGGTCCAGAAACAGTGTATGTGGATGCTTGGCTGGTGGAAAAGATGTTTG GTAAGGATGGAAAGTACATCCCGCGTGTCGAGTGTGTGACACGTACAGTGCTTCAGGTGAACCAGTGGAAAgctgaagaggaagctgagaTTTTGATATTTGGGCCTCCTGATTACCAAAAGGATGTTTCCCAAATGATCTCCAACTTGGTTGACTATTTCTGCAAGCAAGTAATACAAG AGGAGCACGGTTCTCAAGAGACTGAGACCCAGTGTCTTCCTGTGGCGGTTCGGGAGGCGGCCACCCAGCCGGTTCCCGTCGGGGTCCCTGTTGCTGCCACCCAGCCGGCTCCCGTCGTCGGGGTCCGTGTTGCTGCCACCCAGCCGGCGCCCTTCGGGGTCCGTGTTGCTGCCACCCAGCCGGCGCCCGTCGGGGTCCGTGTTGCTGCCACCCAGCCGGCGCCCGTCGGGGTCCGTGTTGCTGCCACCCAGCCGGCGCCCGTCGGGGTCCGTGTTGCTGCCACCCAGCCGGCTCCCGTCGTCGGGGTCCGTGTTGCTGCCACCCAGCCGGCTCCCGTCATCGGGGTCCCTGTTGCTGCCACCCAGCCGGCTCCCGTCATCGGGGTCCGTGTTGCTGCCACCCAGCCGGCTCCCGTCGTCGGGGTCCCTGTTGCTGCCACCCAGCCGGCGCCCGTCGGGGTCCGTGTTGCTGCCACCCAGCCGGCGCCCGTCGTCGGGGTCCCTGTTGCTGCCACCCAGCCGGCGCCCGTCGGGGTCCGTGTTGCTGCCACCCAGCCGGCTCCCGTCGTCGGGGTCCCTGTTGCTGCCACCCAGCCGGCGCCCGTCGGGGTCCGTGTTGCTGCCACCCAGCCGGCTCCCGTGGTCGGGGTCCCTGTTGCTGCCACCCAGCCGGCGCCCGTCGGGGTCCGTGTTGCTGCCACCCCACTGTCTCCGGTGGAGGACTCCGAGGATGACCCCCAGCTGCCTCCGGTGGAGGACTCCGAGGATGACCCCGACTCCGAGGATGACCCCCAGCTGTCTCCGGTGGAGGACTCTGAGGATGACTCCGACTCCGAGGATGACCCCGAGGATGACCCCCAGCTGTCTCCGGTGGAGGACTCCGAGGATGACCCCGACTCCGAGCATGACCCCCAGCTGTCTCCGGTGGAGGACTCCGAGTATGACCCCGACTCCGAGGATGACCCCCAGCTGTCTCCGGTCGAGGACTCCGAGGATGACCCCCAGCTGTCTCCGGTGGAGGACGCCGAGGCTCCCCCCCAGCTGTCTCGGGTGGAGGACGCTGAGGATGACCCCGACTCCGAGGATGACCCCCAGCTGTCTCCGGTCGAGGACTCCGAGGATGACCCCCAGCTGTCTCCGGTAGAGGACCCCGAGGATGACCCCGACTCCGAGGATGACCCCCAGCTGTCTCCGGTGGAGGACTCCGAGGATGACCCCGACTCCGAGGATGACCCCCAGCTGTCTCCGGTGGAGGACCCCGAGGCTCCCCCCCAGCTGTCTCCGGTGGAGGACCCCGAGGCTCCCCCCCAGCTGTCTCCGGTGGAGGACGCCGAGGCTCCCCCCCAGCTGTCTCGGGTGGAGGACGCTGAGGATGACCCCGACTCCGAGGATGACCCCCAGCTGTCTCCGGTCGAGGACTCCGAGGATGACCCCCAGCTGTCTCCGGTGGAGGACCCCGAGGATGACTCCGACTCCGAGGATGACCCCCAGCTGTCTCCGGTGGAGGACTCCGAGGATGACTCCGACTCCGAGGATGACCCCCAGCTGTCTCCGGTGGAGGACTCCGAGGATGACCCCGACTCCGAGGATGACCCCCAGCTGTCTCCGGTGGAGGGCCCCGAGGCTCCCCCCCAGCTGTCTCCGGTGGAGGACGCCGAGGCTCCCCCCCAGCTGTCTCGGGTGGAGGATGCTGAGGATGACCCCGACTCCGAGGATGACCCCCAGCTGTCTCCGGTGGAGGACGCTGAGGATGACCCCCAGCTGTCTCCGGTGGAGGACCCCGAGGATGACCCCGACTCCGAGGATGACCCCCAGCTGTCTCCGGTGGAGGACTCCGAGGATGACCCCGACTCCGAGGATGACCCCCAGCTGTCTCCGGTGGAGGACCCCGAGGCTCCCCCCCAGCTGTCTCCGGTGGAGGACCCCGAGGCTCCCCCCCAGCTGTCTCCGGTGGAGGACGCCGAGGATGACCCCCAGCTGTCTTCGGTGGAGGACGACGAGGCTTTCACCCACCTGTTTCCCGTGGAGGAAGCTGATTCTGCCACCCAGCTGGGTCCTGTGGCGGTCCATGAGGAGGCTAGTGCAGGTGCCACCGTGCACACTTCATGTGAGCTCCATCAGGATGTCACTAAGCAGTCTGCCACTGAAGTCTGTGAGGCTGCCACCCCCCCTAGCAGCACTCTGTGGAGTTCTCTGAGGTGGTTGTTGGCTGGAGTGGGTatgggagagggtgggggtggtggggatgCACCTAGGAAGAGTAGTAGCATTGTCTAG
- the Rsl24d1 gene encoding putative ribosome biogenesis protein RLP24 — MRIEKCYFCSGPIYPGHGMMFVRNDCKVFRFCKSKCHKNFKKKRNPRKVRWTKAFRKAAGKELTVDNSFEFEKRRNEPVKYQRELWSKTIDAMKRVEEIKQKRQAKFIMNRLKKNKELQKVQDIKEVKQSIHLIRAPLAGKGKQLEEKMVQQLQEDVDMEDAS, encoded by the exons ATGAGGATCGAGAAATGTTACTTCTGTTCCGGGCCGATCTACCCGGGCCACGGCATGATGTTCGTCCGCAACGACTGCAAG GTGTTCCGATTCTGCAAATCCAAGTGTCATAAAAACTTCAAGAAGAAGCGGAACCCACGCAAGGTCAGGTGGACTAAAGCCTTCCGGAAAGCGGCTGGCAAGGAGCTCACCGTG GACAACTCATTTGAATTTGAAAAACGTCGAAATGAACCTGTGAAATACCAGCGGGAGCTCTGGAGTAAAACCA TTGATGCAATGAAGAGGGTTGAGGAGATCAAGCAGAAACGCCAGGCCAAGTTCATAATGAACAG gctgaagaaaaacaaagagcttCAGAAGGTTCAGGACATCAAAGAAGTCAAGCAGAGCATCCATCTTATCCGGGCTCCTCTTGCAG GCAAAGGAAAGCAGCTGGAAGAAAAAATGGTCCAGCAGTTGCAGGAGGATGTGGACATGGAGGATGCTTCCTAA